Proteins encoded within one genomic window of Actinomycetota bacterium:
- a CDS encoding long-chain fatty acid--CoA ligase, translating to MAQTIIEKFHERVRTHPEKVAFRYKSGGQWKDVTWRDYGNTVQQVSKGLMALGFGHGDKISLLSNNRPEWHITDVAAMCLGGATAAIYATNSPEQVAYIVSHSESKVAFVDGPDQLEKVLKMRSELPNLQKVVVFEGYQGDADPEFVTAWDDFLRSGSGIETARFEEATANVKPEDLATFVYTSGTTGPPKGVMLTHSNIWFTCNMSNAHIPIQDGEEARALSYLPLSHIAERMISHIYQIYYGGTTWFAESIDTLVADLQACKPTYFFGVPRVWEKFYAGVMAARAERDQKIAKAEGKEKAKLEREAKLVKSAVDAGMAVTKAEQEAVARGGKMADAKIPLGLKVKHAALDKLVLHKIRAKFGLDECQLPLSAAAPLSPELIWFFHAIGIKITEGYGQSEDNGPTTWNPPDAIKIGTVGTPFPGLEVKIAEDGEILVRGGNVMKGYYKDEKATRETIDEDGWLHSGDVGELDEHNFLKITDRKKDLIITAGGKNIAPQELENRLKTSHALISQVVVIGDKRPFLTALVTLDEEKAPSWGQEHGIEGGIAEIAHHDRTVKEIEGAINQLNQGLAKVEGIKKFRVLERDFLQEEEEITPTMKVKRKKINEIYGEVIEDMYSKESPSGAGAKAPLRK from the coding sequence ATGGCCCAGACGATCATCGAGAAGTTCCACGAGCGCGTTCGGACGCATCCCGAGAAGGTCGCGTTCCGCTACAAGTCCGGAGGCCAGTGGAAAGACGTCACGTGGCGCGACTACGGCAACACGGTCCAGCAGGTGTCCAAAGGCCTGATGGCGCTGGGCTTCGGCCACGGCGACAAGATCAGCCTGCTTTCGAACAACCGGCCCGAGTGGCACATCACGGACGTGGCGGCGATGTGCCTGGGTGGGGCAACCGCGGCGATCTACGCTACGAACTCGCCGGAGCAGGTCGCATACATCGTGTCGCACTCCGAGTCGAAGGTCGCGTTCGTGGACGGACCCGATCAGCTCGAGAAGGTCTTGAAGATGCGGTCCGAGCTGCCGAACCTTCAGAAGGTCGTGGTGTTCGAGGGCTATCAAGGTGATGCCGACCCCGAGTTCGTCACGGCATGGGACGACTTCCTCCGTTCCGGCAGCGGGATCGAGACCGCGAGGTTCGAAGAGGCGACCGCGAACGTGAAGCCGGAGGACCTGGCGACGTTCGTCTACACATCGGGGACCACCGGGCCTCCGAAGGGCGTCATGCTCACGCACTCCAACATCTGGTTCACCTGCAACATGTCGAACGCCCACATCCCGATCCAAGATGGCGAAGAGGCCCGTGCGCTGTCGTACCTGCCGCTGTCTCACATCGCGGAGCGGATGATCTCGCACATCTACCAGATCTATTACGGCGGCACGACCTGGTTCGCGGAGTCGATCGACACGCTGGTCGCGGACCTGCAGGCGTGCAAGCCCACGTACTTCTTCGGCGTCCCGCGGGTGTGGGAGAAGTTCTACGCCGGTGTCATGGCCGCTCGCGCGGAGCGGGATCAGAAGATCGCCAAGGCCGAGGGCAAGGAGAAGGCGAAGCTCGAGCGCGAGGCCAAGCTCGTGAAGTCGGCCGTCGACGCGGGCATGGCGGTTACGAAAGCCGAGCAAGAGGCGGTCGCCCGCGGCGGCAAGATGGCCGACGCGAAGATCCCGCTGGGCCTGAAGGTGAAGCACGCGGCCCTCGACAAGCTCGTTCTCCACAAGATCCGCGCGAAGTTCGGGCTGGACGAGTGTCAGCTGCCACTCTCCGCGGCTGCTCCGCTCAGCCCCGAGCTGATCTGGTTCTTCCACGCGATCGGGATCAAGATCACCGAGGGTTACGGCCAGAGCGAAGACAACGGCCCGACGACGTGGAACCCGCCCGACGCGATCAAGATCGGGACCGTGGGAACCCCCTTCCCCGGTCTCGAGGTGAAGATCGCGGAAGACGGCGAGATCCTGGTCCGCGGTGGCAACGTCATGAAGGGCTATTACAAGGACGAGAAGGCGACGCGCGAGACGATCGATGAAGACGGGTGGCTGCACTCGGGTGACGTCGGCGAGCTCGACGAGCACAACTTCCTGAAGATCACCGATCGCAAGAAGGACCTCATCATCACCGCCGGCGGCAAGAACATCGCGCCGCAGGAGTTGGAGAACAGGCTCAAGACGAGCCACGCTCTCATCTCGCAGGTCGTCGTCATCGGCGACAAGCGCCCGTTCCTCACCGCGCTGGTGACGCTGGACGAAGAGAAGGCGCCGAGCTGGGGGCAGGAGCACGGCATCGAGGGCGGGATCGCCGAGATCGCGCACCACGACCGCACCGTGAAGGAGATCGAGGGCGCGATCAACCAGCTGAACCAGGGCCTCGCGAAGGTCGAGGGGATCAAGAAGTTCCGCGTACTCGAACGGGA